The genomic window GATTCTATCATTTCGCACATTTGAGGCAAATGCTCGGTAGCTTTTGGCTCAATATCTGCGCGTATCACGCCAAGAGAATCCATATCCCTAAGATATGAATCCATATAGCGCGTGGTAATCTCATTTACGCTTATGCCACTATCAAGTGATTTTTTGATAATTTTATCATCAATGTCGGTGAAGTTTTTGACAAAGATAACCTTGTAGCCTAAAAATACAAAGAGTCGCCGCCACAAGTCAAATGCAATCGAGCTTCGCGCGTGTCCCAAATGCGAATCATCATAGATTGTAGGACCACACACATAAATACGCACTTCATTGTCTTTTATGGGAGTGAATGGAAGCTTTTGTTTTTTTGTGCTATCAAAAAGTGTTATCATAAAATATTCCTTACAAAGAGATGAAAACTATCGACTAAGGCTTTGATATGGGGCTTTAGAAACCATAAAATGAGGAATTCTACACAGAGAATAACCACGAGTGCTAACCACGCTTTTTTATGATTTATTATATCTAAGAATCTTGCAAACCCAAAGATTCTAATTGTAAGCACAAAAAGCACGAATCCGCTTAAACTCCCAGATAGTGCCAATCCCATTGCACCAAAGGGGTGCATAAGTATAAGTGAAAAGACAATGCCACAGAGTAAAGAAATTGCCGAGATTTTTGCTGCTTTGCCCTGCATTTGATGAGAGTAAAGCCAGAGTGAAAAGATTTTACTTAGCCCAAAAGGCACTAAACCAAGCATATATGCGCTAAACACACCCGCGACAATACGCGTGTTTTCTTCGCTAAATTGCCCCCATTGATAAAGTAGGCTAATGATCTCCTCGCTCAACATTATCCCGCCACACACGCACACGCATAGCACGATGAGGAGAAACCAAAAGGACTTTTTGAGCGCGTTAAAGGCTTGTAGGGATTGATTGTTTTTAATAGCCTTTGCCACAAGTGGAAAGAGTGCGGTCGAAATGGCTATGGCAAAAATGGCAAGGGGAAATTGAAAGATTCTGTTTGCGTAATAAAGCGCACTAATGCTCCCTGTGGCGAGAAATGAAGCTAAAAGCGTATCGGTAAAAGTTGCAAGTTGGGCTGTGGAGCTCCCTAGCATTGCAGGGAAAAATTGTTTAAAAAACATCTTTATATCTGCTTTTGCGCATTCAATGCGTTTTTTGATTTTAGAATCTGGCTCTTTTGTGCGCACCCACTGCCATAGCTCTATCACACCAATACATAAGAGCTTAAAAAACCTCAAGCGATATAGTGGATAAAAATGTAATAGAATTTGTGCTACCCCGCCACAAATCACGCCATAGCTTAGCATATACACGACTTGCATAGAATCTTTATCGTGCGCTAAAAGTAGGGCAGCAATCATAGAGAGATTTAAAAGCGCGGTGTTGTAAGCATTGACCCAAAAGCAGTTTTTATACTGCAAGAGCGAGGAAAGAAAAGTTACAATAAACACAAGCTCCAAATACCAAAAATTAA from Helicobacter typhlonius includes these protein-coding regions:
- the murJ gene encoding murein biosynthesis integral membrane protein MurJ, translating into MIKKAFLTNSSGILLSRIAGLVRDLCTAKILGASVYSDIFFAAFKLPNLFRRVFGEGAFTQSFLPNFIHSRKKGMFALVTFLIFAFFILCLSLLVVCFSGFFTKLLAYGFDDETIALAKPIVAINFWYLELVFIVTFLSSLLQYKNCFWVNAYNTALLNLSMIAALLLAHDKDSMQVVYMLSYGVICGGVAQILLHFYPLYRLRFFKLLCIGVIELWQWVRTKEPDSKIKKRIECAKADIKMFFKQFFPAMLGSSTAQLATFTDTLLASFLATGSISALYYANRIFQFPLAIFAIAISTALFPLVAKAIKNNQSLQAFNALKKSFWFLLIVLCVCVCGGIMLSEEIISLLYQWGQFSEENTRIVAGVFSAYMLGLVPFGLSKIFSLWLYSHQMQGKAAKISAISLLCGIVFSLILMHPFGAMGLALSGSLSGFVLFVLTIRIFGFARFLDIINHKKAWLALVVILCVEFLILWFLKPHIKALVDSFHLFVRNIL